The DNA window GTGAAGCGAGCCGCATTTCACGAGGCTTTTTGCGTCAGCAAAAAGGCTCTTTTGAACCCGAGACATCCCCGCAGCGAACGGAGCATTCTACCGCTGAATTATGGGCCCATTGAATGGACTCGCCGGGACTTTCAAATCCTGAGTTTCCTCATGAATGTTTGAACCCGAATCTCACCCAAGCCAAGGGCGTATTCTACCAGGTTGAATTACGAGCCCATATAGCAAAAGAATAAGAGATAATATTTAAACCTTACTTAACCGCCAGCTTTATATCTTCTTCATGTATTGTTTTTCTGCCGGCGTGCTTTGAAACCTGCACTGATCTTTCTGCAATATCCTTCGCAGTATCTTCGAGAACTTCCCTGAATGCGTCGATAGCGTCTTCTCCTACGCGGCCAGCTCCGTTCTTGATCAAGATCCGAGCAACTGCCGCTCTTGGGATTATTGCGGTTCTTTTTGCCATAATCACCAAGTAGAATGTTTTTATTTAAAAATGTTGTTGTTTTTTCAAAAAAAATGTAATACTGCAGTATTGTGAATTTAGCCCTTAATTTATGAAAAAACACCACCACTGACGCAGATGGGGGGGAGGGTTGGCTCCTTCAGAGTACCCCATAGGGCAAAATCGAATGAAATGAGGTTTTGACCGTCTGCAGTCAGTTGTGGTGGTGTTTTTGTAATGTATGGTTTTTCTTCAAAACGCTTCAGAAAAGTAAATAATTATAAAAAACCGATAGCTTTATTAATCAATTATTTTTGCTAACCACTCAATGAAAGAAAGAAAATTGAGGGTGAAGAAGAACAGGCTGTTTATTATATTGGGGATTATTGCTCTGATAATCATCATAATAATTGCTGTTTCTATTAACAAGACAAAAAAGCAGGTCATTGCAACTGTGAATGGCGAGCAAATTTACTTAGAAGATATAGACAAAGAATATAATAACATAATCTTGAATTACCCTTATGCCACAAAAGAAATGGTTCTTAACTTGTCAATAAATGAGAAATTGTTGCTTCAGGCTGCTACCCAGGAAAGCATATCTGTTTCAAATAGGGAGGTTGATGATTTAATCTCCTCAATGCTGTCAAAAAGCGGCATCAGCATGGACATATTAATAGCCAACCTGGTCCAAAACAACATGACAATTAGTGACCTGCAAAACCAGTACAAAAAGCAGATAACTATACAGAGGCTTATAGATAATAAAATAATGCCTTTCGTAAATGCAACTGAAGAGGAAGCTGAGAGCTATTATAACAGCAACAAGAATCGATACAAGACTGAAGAAAGCTTCACAATCCAGCGGTTATTGATTACAAAAGAAGATATGGCTCCTGAAGAAGCATCTAAAAAAGCCAATGAAATAGGAGCAAAGATATTTTCGCACAATACAACAGATATAAGCAACTTTGATGAATTCATAGCTAATTTTTCAGATGATGCTACAGGCGGAATTTATGTAATCAAAAGAGGAATGCTGGATGAGGCTTTTGAAAAAGTTGTTTTCAATCTTCTTACAGGCGAGATCACAAGATACCCTGTGCCGACTCCAGACGGATATAATTTTGTAAAGCTGCTCAACAAAACAATAGAAAGAATTCCTCCTTATGTGGAAATAAAAGAGAATGTTAAGAATGATCTAAAAGAGATGAGGCTGAATAATGAGTTTGCAGCTTATCTGGCAAAACTAAGAAGCGAGGCTAAGATAACAATCAATTATGGCTTATTGAGTAGTTCTTGATTATTTCATATTGAAATGTTTTCTTAATAAGAACAAAAGCTCTGGGTGGAATTTCTCTCTGTCTTTAATCATTTTCTGGATCTTATCTAAACTAAAGAATTCAACTTTTTCAACTTCTACAGGGTTTATTTTAAATGATCCATTAAACACAGTTCTGAATGTAGCCAGGAATTTTCTGAAATTGCCTGTAACAGTGTAAAGATCTTTGTGCGCAAAATCAATCTTCG is part of the Candidatus Woesearchaeota archaeon genome and encodes:
- a CDS encoding NFYB/HAP3 family transcription factor subunit, which produces MAKRTAIIPRAAVARILIKNGAGRVGEDAIDAFREVLEDTAKDIAERSVQVSKHAGRKTIHEEDIKLAVK
- a CDS encoding peptidyl-prolyl cis-trans isomerase, yielding MKERKLRVKKNRLFIILGIIALIIIIIIAVSINKTKKQVIATVNGEQIYLEDIDKEYNNIILNYPYATKEMVLNLSINEKLLLQAATQESISVSNREVDDLISSMLSKSGISMDILIANLVQNNMTISDLQNQYKKQITIQRLIDNKIMPFVNATEEEAESYYNSNKNRYKTEESFTIQRLLITKEDMAPEEASKKANEIGAKIFSHNTTDISNFDEFIANFSDDATGGIYVIKRGMLDEAFEKVVFNLLTGEITRYPVPTPDGYNFVKLLNKTIERIPPYVEIKENVKNDLKEMRLNNEFAAYLAKLRSEAKITINYGLLSSS